A stretch of the Nitrospirota bacterium genome encodes the following:
- a CDS encoding helix-turn-helix transcriptional regulator has translation MGQINKTARLPNRIWHYMKRGRYSQRDIAYLLGYRSASNLSRWQSGTKLPTLNNAIGLAVALCTNIDALFPEHRRRWEDRI, from the coding sequence AGACTGCCGAATCGCATCTGGCATTACATGAAGAGGGGTAGGTACAGCCAGAGAGATATTGCCTATCTTCTGGGGTATAGGAGTGCCTCTAACCTCTCCCGCTGGCAGAGCGGGACAAAGCTTCCCACGCTTAATAACGCCATCGGGCTTGCCGTGGCTTTATGCACCAATATAGATGCCCTATTTCCAGAGCATCGCCGCCGGTGGGAGGACAGGATCA